Proteins from a single region of Pseudomonas sp. BSw22131:
- a CDS encoding three component ABC system middle component: MSNLASDHLYTLHRTPYALAPVIQSFYDEWESREKDILLSYLVLPLVTYKPMQSFLHLAKRSSSVRTMTSDTGRLLGLALRVKELKPITNAALLILTAEKSLEVTPEMSVLSINKLRSGNADKNLLRYSKKLAMVFSDESVVSIYRMLGLKSL; encoded by the coding sequence ATGAGTAATTTGGCCTCGGATCACCTCTACACATTGCATAGGACGCCGTACGCTTTGGCGCCAGTAATTCAGAGCTTTTACGATGAGTGGGAGTCGAGAGAAAAAGACATACTACTGAGCTACTTGGTCCTCCCATTAGTGACTTACAAACCGATGCAGTCATTTCTGCACCTTGCCAAACGTAGTAGCTCCGTCAGGACGATGACTTCCGACACTGGCAGGCTGCTCGGGTTAGCACTACGCGTTAAAGAGCTCAAACCCATCACCAATGCTGCGTTGCTGATATTGACAGCCGAAAAGAGTCTGGAAGTCACACCAGAGATGTCGGTGCTTTCCATCAACAAGCTTCGGTCGGGGAACGCTGATAAAAATTTGCTTAGATACAGCAAGAAATTGGCAATGGTGTTTTCTGACGAAAGCGTCGTCTCTATTTACAGGATGTTGGGGCTCAAGTCGTTATGA
- a CDS encoding type VI secretion system amidase immunity protein Tai4, translating to MRRFLGFLAFMLTASLAFATDRPSSPQSIEQSYGQNYKDMVLATCVANAYKGDKDAATDAGSSVSALRDWTYYDLEKSPDEVKALVNSYLNRNYKNPLVEAEIKGVRFDFLKCLDLYHSKELDSLAKKVVINPGHTYKQDNP from the coding sequence ATGAGACGTTTCCTGGGTTTCTTAGCTTTTATGCTTACAGCGTCTCTAGCCTTCGCAACTGATCGTCCCTCCTCTCCACAAAGCATCGAGCAAAGCTACGGGCAAAACTACAAGGATATGGTGCTCGCGACGTGTGTGGCGAACGCCTATAAGGGTGACAAGGACGCAGCGACAGATGCCGGTAGTAGTGTTAGCGCGTTGCGCGACTGGACGTATTATGACTTGGAAAAAAGTCCGGACGAAGTCAAAGCCTTGGTAAACAGCTATCTGAACAGGAATTATAAAAACCCATTAGTTGAGGCTGAGATTAAAGGTGTCAGGTTCGACTTTTTGAAATGCTTGGATCTGTATCACAGTAAAGAACTAGACTCCCTCGCAAAAAAAGTAGTGATAAATCCCGGTCACACGTACAAGCAAGATAACCCATAA
- a CDS encoding DUF3732 domain-containing protein — translation MKCYVRYIGVVDQDDVVHSVPFEPGLNIITGKSSKGKSAILDIFDFCMGSSEDTIPEGVITERAKLFFTALRFQTVVVVIGRLLGTKRCFIREVYGPAIDDVHTLIEDASAFFAPSFFQHRDEFLKSLGRYFQVTLENIDVDPLLKDITGKKSATPSVRSFSSFMLQHQNLVANKHAIFYRFEEKRKRDQAIEHFKIFMGIVGEDYFDLAKEHTEAYYELKRALAQVPKQEKIEADFLAEFARYLAEYEALAGQKLTDLTPDDIWRKPKAALTHLTGIAVRVDGLSNAFETKRAELQVKKADLMACIQKALNKRYLLKVSTEQASGFGESLTSLAIPKSASLEETVCPVCASQSDVAEDEANKLSAAIHWLNEELKLSTYAREGFGEERRVVDGEIKELRQQLDVVQKALKPLDEEAERLDKSKSVDASAQKAKLKLELAIERCIERPPSQMAGMVEHWQKRVEELEGLMAKFDVESKLWALTNDINKKMKLFGSRFDFEETYRTGSLKFDVDTFDLWHEKPSDGGFPKKIFLRSMGSGANWLYSHLTLFMALHYQFAAHDAKCKIPPILFLDQPTQVYFPSTDDAEDFKAADLRGDRKTGKTLDDDVSAVSEMFTELARFCDETLKETGVMPQVIVCDHADRLTLDNGYVFERFVRARWRTRGLIAD, via the coding sequence ATGAAGTGCTATGTAAGATACATCGGGGTGGTTGACCAAGATGACGTGGTTCATTCTGTGCCTTTTGAGCCGGGACTGAATATCATTACCGGAAAGTCATCCAAGGGTAAGAGCGCCATTCTTGATATTTTCGATTTCTGCATGGGCAGCTCCGAAGATACGATACCAGAAGGCGTCATCACCGAGCGGGCCAAGCTGTTTTTTACAGCCCTGCGGTTCCAGACCGTTGTGGTGGTCATTGGACGGCTACTAGGGACGAAGCGTTGCTTCATTCGCGAGGTTTATGGGCCAGCCATTGACGATGTACATACGCTTATAGAGGACGCAAGCGCGTTTTTCGCCCCGTCGTTTTTCCAGCACCGGGATGAGTTTCTCAAGAGCCTGGGTCGGTATTTTCAGGTGACGCTCGAAAACATCGACGTTGACCCATTGCTCAAAGACATCACGGGCAAAAAAAGCGCCACACCTTCGGTTCGTAGCTTTTCGTCCTTCATGCTGCAGCATCAAAACCTGGTCGCAAACAAGCATGCGATCTTCTATCGATTCGAGGAAAAGCGAAAGCGCGACCAAGCGATCGAGCATTTCAAGATATTCATGGGGATCGTCGGTGAGGACTATTTTGACCTTGCCAAGGAGCATACGGAGGCCTACTACGAGTTGAAAAGGGCGCTCGCCCAGGTACCCAAGCAGGAAAAGATCGAGGCAGATTTCCTCGCAGAATTCGCCCGTTACCTCGCAGAATACGAGGCACTGGCTGGCCAGAAACTAACGGATCTGACTCCTGATGATATCTGGCGTAAACCCAAAGCGGCGCTTACTCATCTGACTGGTATAGCTGTTAGGGTTGATGGCCTGTCAAATGCGTTTGAAACCAAACGGGCAGAGCTGCAGGTCAAGAAAGCCGATCTGATGGCCTGCATCCAGAAAGCCTTGAACAAACGTTATCTATTGAAGGTGTCCACGGAGCAGGCATCGGGATTTGGGGAGTCCTTGACCTCACTTGCTATCCCTAAGTCTGCCAGTCTAGAGGAGACGGTATGCCCAGTCTGTGCCTCACAATCCGATGTTGCCGAAGATGAGGCAAATAAGCTTTCTGCTGCCATCCACTGGCTTAATGAGGAACTGAAGCTTTCCACATACGCGCGCGAAGGGTTTGGTGAAGAGCGCCGGGTGGTGGACGGTGAAATCAAGGAGCTGCGTCAGCAGTTGGATGTCGTTCAGAAGGCCCTGAAACCGCTGGATGAGGAGGCCGAACGGCTGGATAAATCCAAATCCGTTGACGCCTCGGCTCAAAAGGCCAAGCTCAAGTTGGAGCTGGCGATTGAACGTTGTATCGAGCGGCCGCCTTCCCAGATGGCAGGTATGGTTGAACACTGGCAGAAGCGGGTTGAGGAACTCGAAGGGCTGATGGCCAAGTTTGATGTCGAATCAAAATTGTGGGCCCTCACAAATGATATCAACAAGAAAATGAAGTTGTTTGGGAGCAGATTTGATTTTGAAGAAACGTATAGGACAGGATCTTTAAAATTTGATGTTGATACATTTGATCTTTGGCATGAGAAGCCTAGTGACGGTGGGTTCCCCAAGAAAATATTCCTGCGCTCAATGGGGAGCGGCGCAAACTGGTTGTATTCCCATTTGACACTGTTCATGGCATTGCATTATCAATTCGCAGCTCATGACGCAAAGTGCAAGATTCCGCCCATTCTGTTTCTGGATCAGCCCACGCAGGTGTATTTCCCGTCAACCGATGATGCCGAAGATTTCAAGGCTGCTGACCTTCGTGGGGACAGAAAGACCGGAAAGACGCTCGACGACGATGTGAGCGCGGTCTCGGAAATGTTCACCGAGCTTGCTCGGTTCTGTGATGAGACGCTTAAGGAAACCGGTGTGATGCCACAGGTCATTGTCTGCGACCACGCCGACAGGCTGACTCTTGATAATGGGTATGTGTTTGAGAGATTTGTTCGCGCACGCTGGAGGACTAGAGGCCTGATCGCCGATTGA
- a CDS encoding saccharopine dehydrogenase family protein, with amino-acid sequence MKKNVLIIGAGGVAKVVAHKCAQHNDELGRIAIASRNISKCQAIIDSVKAKGSLKQPAEIKAFSLNALDIEATKALIIETESQIVINVGSSFLNMSVLRACIDTGVAYLDTAIHEEPGKVCETPPWYGNYEWKHLEECKQKNVTAILGIGFDPGVVNAYAALAQQEYFDRIESIDILDVNAGSHGKYFATNFDPEINFREFTGQVWSWQNSEWTSNAMFEVKRTDDLPVVGSQSLYLTGHDEVHSLSKNLDVPNVRFWMSFGEHYINVFTVLNSLGLLSEKPVKTAEGLEVVPLKVVKAVLPDPASLAPGYTGKTCIGDLVKGTKDGQPREMFIYNVADHEQAFAETDSQGISYTAGVPPVAAALLVARGDWDVARMVNVEELPAEPFLRALDLMGLPTRIKDEHGDRAWK; translated from the coding sequence TTGAAGAAGAACGTTCTTATCATTGGTGCAGGAGGTGTCGCCAAGGTGGTGGCCCACAAGTGCGCGCAGCACAACGACGAACTCGGTCGTATTGCTATCGCGTCGCGCAACATCTCCAAGTGCCAGGCCATCATCGACAGCGTCAAGGCCAAGGGCAGCCTCAAACAGCCTGCTGAGATCAAAGCCTTCTCGTTGAACGCTTTGGATATCGAAGCGACCAAGGCCCTGATCATCGAGACCGAATCGCAGATCGTGATCAACGTCGGCTCCTCGTTCCTCAACATGTCAGTCCTGCGCGCCTGCATCGACACCGGCGTAGCTTATCTGGATACCGCTATCCACGAAGAGCCAGGCAAGGTCTGCGAGACGCCGCCCTGGTATGGCAATTACGAGTGGAAACACCTTGAGGAGTGTAAGCAAAAGAACGTCACGGCGATCCTCGGCATCGGCTTTGACCCAGGAGTGGTCAACGCGTACGCCGCACTCGCGCAACAGGAGTATTTCGACCGCATCGAATCGATCGACATCCTCGACGTCAATGCCGGTTCACACGGCAAATACTTCGCGACCAACTTCGATCCGGAAATCAATTTCCGTGAATTCACCGGGCAGGTCTGGAGCTGGCAGAACAGCGAGTGGACCAGCAACGCCATGTTCGAAGTCAAGCGCACCGATGACTTGCCAGTCGTCGGCAGCCAGAGCCTGTACCTGACAGGCCATGATGAAGTGCACTCGTTGTCGAAAAACCTCGACGTACCCAATGTGCGCTTCTGGATGAGCTTTGGTGAGCACTACATCAATGTGTTCACGGTGCTCAACAGCCTCGGCCTACTGTCCGAAAAACCGGTGAAAACCGCCGAAGGCCTGGAAGTCGTGCCATTGAAGGTGGTCAAGGCCGTGCTGCCCGACCCTGCCTCGCTGGCGCCGGGCTACACCGGCAAGACCTGCATCGGCGATCTGGTCAAAGGCACCAAGGACGGCCAGCCGCGCGAGATGTTCATCTATAACGTCGCCGACCACGAGCAGGCGTTCGCCGAGACCGACAGCCAGGGTATCTCCTACACCGCAGGCGTGCCGCCAGTCGCCGCCGCGTTGCTGGTTGCCCGTGGTGACTGGGACGTCGCGCGCATGGTCAACGTCGAGGAACTCCCCGCCGAGCCATTCCTCAGAGCGCTGGACCTGATGGGTCTGCCGACGCGCATCAAGGATGAGCACGGCGATCGCGCCTGGAAGTAA
- a CDS encoding type III effector HrpK domain-containing protein, giving the protein MSLTITNLPKVLADTVSNATKGLWGDSVERAKAKDAGIEWQLPDGDNRSAQQIIDDSPLLKNLGNQSDVKEKLKDRVGDFDTDRDAAYRATQVLEHIEQLDEGGNRVASKDVNNGRVDGFTSRQEARHGTEAGRLQDFGKYGFENLKGELKHVGSAGDDPVAREKAEATGIVWQRPEGDERSAQDIIEANPLLKNLGNQSGVKDMLKEQVGDFDTDPDAAFRAGQVLDRIVGYDESGKVLSGKDVSNSSVDGFTKSGEARHGTEAGRLQDFGKSGFDALPKAQASEDIASYKDFLKAKPDADAGSQQIARYAAILEQKYDSISGKTGADGALTEQNIKDYKDANPQLSGQEKEALAFWSQPGAFKVLDTASNPLANNADGKVGKSDIKNWLKTTAPADATALTGLLSSVVSGNATHNVDTSKLGADVFEHPENYTAEQKAAVLLDLQNAQKLVVDGAKAGMWGDDYGKVAIANGSGALWEPEKVLKDITDHITLLQNDKPTAEFLKTSSDDAIKAMFESSPELKDAITKTYEDQIKSGKALDKAWDAATKDGKTDQPEALTNFYATAQTMQSMLGINNAAEIQSAVGKSSHSEAFNTYYKDSLASGERLRELLKTQTPEAAAGAFSMEVALYNATLDPEFTGALDKQLNDNFSSIVQENAFNGATFDDLKLAYGKDGGEELDEDKVRKQIEQVRKESPELLMNADGTAATTDQILAGVRGNWDVFRQGIKGLDQMGSLSSFDVSGDGKAAYNSGTLHVVSGIFLAGVTIARGAQSGGKLTERNIVDITTGSIQTATVLTEGGTKAYKEYLDTAIKNSEQTVEDMRTGKLPSDLLDKAKENVKDGEHAKVIAGKFEEAAKGLGGLAGIAAGAYGIFDGVKAIRRGDNLTGGFGITAGSLGVLAGAASTVEGSLGLVGANLPRFIPFMAGAAGVLGVLGAGVAVLGAIIPALVKEGQQQAKVDDFAQVLGGSIERYGIDGVKDGTISDIPTKDWPGGEDSTIAS; this is encoded by the coding sequence ATGTCTCTTACGATCACCAACCTGCCCAAGGTTCTCGCTGATACCGTCAGCAACGCCACTAAAGGCCTGTGGGGCGATTCGGTCGAGCGCGCCAAAGCCAAGGACGCGGGGATCGAATGGCAACTCCCCGACGGCGACAATCGCTCGGCGCAACAGATTATCGATGACAGTCCACTGCTCAAGAACCTGGGCAACCAGAGCGACGTGAAAGAGAAACTCAAGGACCGCGTAGGCGATTTCGATACCGACCGCGATGCGGCCTATCGCGCGACGCAGGTGCTGGAACACATCGAGCAACTGGATGAAGGCGGCAACCGTGTCGCGAGTAAGGATGTGAACAACGGAAGGGTCGACGGTTTCACCAGCCGCCAGGAGGCCCGTCACGGCACCGAGGCCGGTCGTCTTCAGGACTTCGGCAAATATGGCTTCGAGAATCTGAAGGGCGAGCTCAAGCACGTGGGCTCGGCTGGCGATGACCCGGTTGCTCGCGAGAAAGCCGAGGCAACAGGTATCGTGTGGCAGCGACCGGAAGGTGACGAACGCTCGGCGCAGGACATCATCGAAGCCAACCCTCTGCTTAAAAACCTGGGCAACCAGAGTGGCGTGAAAGACATGCTCAAAGAGCAGGTCGGCGATTTCGACACCGACCCTGATGCTGCCTTTCGCGCAGGCCAGGTGCTGGATCGCATCGTCGGCTACGACGAAAGCGGCAAGGTGCTCAGCGGCAAAGACGTGAGCAACAGCAGCGTCGACGGCTTCACAAAGAGCGGCGAAGCACGACACGGGACCGAAGCCGGTCGCTTGCAGGATTTCGGCAAGTCGGGGTTTGACGCGCTACCCAAGGCCCAGGCAAGTGAGGATATCGCCAGCTACAAAGATTTCCTCAAGGCCAAACCCGACGCCGACGCAGGCTCACAACAAATCGCCCGGTACGCGGCCATCCTTGAGCAGAAATATGACTCGATCAGCGGCAAGACCGGCGCCGACGGCGCGCTGACCGAGCAGAACATCAAGGACTACAAGGACGCCAACCCACAGCTCAGCGGCCAAGAGAAAGAGGCGCTGGCGTTCTGGTCTCAGCCGGGCGCCTTCAAAGTCCTCGACACCGCCAGCAACCCACTGGCCAACAACGCCGACGGCAAGGTCGGCAAGAGCGACATCAAGAACTGGTTGAAGACCACTGCGCCGGCCGACGCCACCGCGTTGACCGGCCTGTTATCGAGCGTTGTATCGGGTAACGCGACTCACAACGTCGACACCAGCAAGCTGGGCGCGGATGTGTTCGAACACCCGGAAAACTACACAGCCGAACAAAAGGCGGCCGTGTTGCTGGACCTGCAGAATGCGCAAAAGCTGGTGGTCGATGGCGCCAAAGCAGGCATGTGGGGCGACGATTACGGCAAGGTAGCCATTGCCAATGGTTCCGGCGCCCTGTGGGAACCGGAAAAGGTTCTGAAGGACATTACCGATCACATCACCCTCCTGCAGAACGACAAGCCCACGGCCGAATTCCTCAAGACCAGCAGCGATGACGCGATTAAGGCGATGTTCGAGTCCAGCCCCGAACTCAAAGACGCGATCACCAAAACCTACGAGGACCAGATAAAATCCGGCAAAGCGCTGGATAAGGCGTGGGACGCAGCGACCAAGGATGGCAAGACTGACCAGCCGGAAGCCCTGACCAACTTCTACGCCACGGCGCAGACAATGCAGTCGATGCTCGGTATCAACAACGCCGCCGAAATCCAGTCGGCAGTGGGCAAGTCTTCCCACAGTGAAGCGTTCAACACCTATTACAAAGACTCACTGGCCTCGGGCGAGCGCTTGCGCGAGTTGCTCAAGACCCAGACGCCGGAAGCAGCGGCCGGTGCCTTCAGCATGGAAGTGGCGCTTTACAACGCCACGCTGGACCCAGAGTTCACCGGGGCGCTGGACAAACAACTCAATGACAACTTCTCCAGCATCGTTCAGGAAAACGCCTTCAACGGCGCGACCTTCGACGACCTGAAACTCGCCTACGGCAAGGACGGCGGCGAAGAGCTGGATGAAGACAAAGTGCGCAAGCAGATCGAGCAGGTGCGCAAGGAGTCCCCGGAACTGCTGATGAACGCCGACGGCACCGCCGCCACAACCGATCAGATTCTGGCGGGCGTGCGCGGCAACTGGGACGTGTTCCGTCAAGGCATCAAGGGGTTGGACCAGATGGGCTCGCTGAGCAGCTTTGATGTCAGCGGCGATGGCAAGGCTGCCTACAACAGCGGCACGCTGCATGTGGTGAGCGGCATCTTCCTGGCTGGCGTGACCATTGCCCGCGGCGCACAAAGCGGCGGCAAGCTGACCGAGCGCAACATCGTCGACATCACCACCGGATCGATTCAGACCGCCACCGTGCTCACCGAAGGCGGCACCAAGGCCTACAAGGAATATCTGGATACCGCGATCAAAAACAGCGAGCAGACCGTCGAGGATATGCGCACCGGAAAGCTGCCCAGCGATTTGCTCGATAAGGCCAAGGAAAACGTCAAAGACGGCGAGCACGCCAAGGTCATCGCAGGCAAGTTCGAGGAAGCCGCCAAAGGTCTGGGCGGTCTCGCAGGCATCGCGGCAGGCGCCTACGGTATTTTCGACGGCGTGAAGGCGATTCGCCGCGGAGACAATCTGACCGGTGGGTTCGGGATCACCGCCGGTTCGCTGGGTGTCCTGGCGGGCGCGGCCTCAACTGTCGAGGGCAGCCTGGGGCTGGTGGGTGCCAATTTGCCGCGCTTCATTCCTTTCATGGCCGGTGCAGCAGGCGTGCTTGGCGTCTTGGGCGCGGGCGTGGCGGTGCTTGGGGCGATCATCCCGGCGCTGGTCAAGGAAGGTCAGCAGCAGGCCAAGGTTGATGACTTCGCCCAAGTGCTGGGTGGCTCGATCGAGCGATACGGCATCGACGGTGTCAAAGACGGCACCATCAGCGACATTCCGACCAAGGACTGGCCGGGCGGCGAAGATTCGACTATCGCGTCCTGA
- a CDS encoding SctD/MshK family protein: protein MTALIFLTSAPGSSAPGKSIPLLSVTRGLHQGVTLPLDKAAYVIGSAEHADLLISDPGIAERHMALRFSSGQVAVEALGGDVTVIARNGQAINIPVGSGHRARLPLDIRLGDARLTLTDPAQPQVPVEGGVPVWRRKPQWILALLLMFLCVGAFAFRGQPASPAGSVLREDMATSSPVPNPPAATSEEARVWLEQQLTASSLNQIKVSEIDGQLSAQGSYDPAKKGQWVSVQQAYDARFGQQVVLHQSVAPRTEIAKPRVRFQAVWFGANPYVVNESGKRLYPGAALADDWMLERIENNQVILARGEDRFTFTL, encoded by the coding sequence ATGACAGCCCTGATTTTCCTCACCTCGGCGCCGGGCTCATCGGCACCAGGAAAAAGCATTCCACTGCTTAGCGTGACCCGCGGCTTGCATCAAGGGGTCACTCTGCCTCTGGACAAAGCCGCCTACGTCATCGGCAGTGCCGAGCACGCGGACCTGCTGATCAGCGACCCCGGTATTGCCGAACGGCACATGGCGCTGCGGTTCTCTTCCGGCCAGGTGGCGGTCGAGGCACTGGGCGGCGATGTGACCGTCATTGCACGTAACGGCCAGGCCATAAACATCCCCGTTGGCAGCGGTCATCGCGCGCGCCTTCCCTTGGATATTCGCCTGGGAGATGCCCGTCTGACCCTGACCGATCCCGCTCAACCGCAGGTCCCTGTCGAAGGCGGCGTGCCGGTATGGCGGCGCAAGCCACAGTGGATACTGGCGCTGTTGTTGATGTTTTTGTGCGTGGGCGCGTTTGCGTTTCGCGGCCAGCCCGCATCGCCAGCGGGCAGCGTCCTTCGCGAAGACATGGCGACTTCATCCCCTGTACCAAACCCTCCGGCTGCCACTTCTGAAGAAGCCAGAGTGTGGCTTGAACAACAACTGACAGCGTCCAGCCTGAACCAGATCAAGGTCAGTGAAATCGACGGCCAACTGAGCGCCCAAGGCAGCTACGACCCAGCGAAAAAAGGTCAGTGGGTGAGCGTGCAGCAAGCCTATGACGCGCGCTTCGGGCAGCAAGTGGTGTTGCATCAAAGCGTGGCCCCGCGTACCGAAATCGCCAAACCCCGCGTGCGCTTTCAGGCGGTGTGGTTCGGCGCTAATCCCTACGTCGTGAATGAAAGCGGCAAGCGTTTGTACCCCGGCGCGGCGCTGGCCGATGACTGGATGCTGGAGCGCATCGAAAACAACCAGGTGATTCTCGCCCGGGGTGAAGACAGGTTCACGTTCACCCTATGA
- a CDS encoding carboxynorspermidine decarboxylase, with product MIKTPYYLIDKQKLVRNMEKIAYMREHSGAKALLALKCFATWSVFDLMQQYMDGTTSSSLYELKLGRQKFAGETHAYSVAWADDEIEDMLANCDKIIFNSIGQLQRFSEACAGTVRGLRVNPQVSSSDYLLADPARPFSRLGEWDPEKIEQVIDQVSGFMFHNNCENSDFSLFEQMLTTIEERFGHLLHKVEWVSLGGGIHFTGEDYPLDAFCARLKAFSQKYDVQVYLEPGEAAITQSASLEVTVLDTLYNGKHLAVVDSSIEAHMLDLLIYRLNAKLAPSDGDHTYMVCGKSCLAGDIFGEYQFERPLAIGDRLSFVDAAGYTMVKKNWFNGLKMPSIVVKQLDGTVDVVREFGFDDYLSSLS from the coding sequence ATGATCAAAACGCCGTATTACCTCATCGACAAACAAAAGCTTGTGCGCAACATGGAAAAGATCGCGTACATGCGCGAGCATTCCGGTGCGAAGGCACTGCTGGCACTCAAGTGTTTCGCGACCTGGTCTGTGTTCGATTTGATGCAGCAGTACATGGACGGGACCACCTCTTCGTCGCTCTACGAACTGAAGCTGGGCCGTCAGAAGTTTGCCGGTGAAACCCACGCCTACAGCGTGGCGTGGGCGGACGATGAAATCGAAGACATGCTCGCTAACTGCGACAAGATCATTTTCAATTCCATCGGTCAGCTGCAGCGTTTCTCCGAAGCCTGCGCGGGCACGGTGCGCGGGCTGCGCGTCAATCCGCAGGTGAGCAGTTCCGATTATCTGCTGGCTGACCCGGCACGCCCGTTCAGCCGACTGGGCGAGTGGGACCCTGAGAAGATCGAGCAGGTCATCGATCAGGTTTCCGGTTTCATGTTCCACAACAATTGTGAGAACAGCGACTTCAGCCTGTTCGAGCAGATGCTGACGACCATTGAAGAACGGTTCGGCCATTTGCTGCACAAGGTCGAATGGGTCAGCCTCGGCGGCGGTATCCATTTCACCGGCGAGGACTACCCGCTGGACGCCTTCTGCGCCCGTCTCAAGGCCTTCTCGCAAAAATACGACGTTCAGGTGTATCTGGAGCCCGGCGAAGCCGCGATCACCCAGAGCGCATCGCTGGAAGTCACCGTGCTCGACACGCTCTACAACGGCAAGCATCTGGCCGTGGTGGACAGCTCGATCGAAGCGCACATGCTCGATCTGCTGATCTATCGCCTGAACGCCAAGCTGGCGCCAAGCGACGGCGACCACACGTACATGGTGTGCGGCAAATCCTGCCTGGCCGGGGATATCTTCGGCGAGTATCAATTCGAGCGTCCGCTGGCCATCGGCGACCGGCTGTCTTTCGTTGATGCGGCGGGCTACACCATGGTCAAGAAAAACTGGTTCAACGGCCTTAAAATGCCATCCATCGTAGTGAAACAACTCGACGGTACAGTCGATGTGGTTCGTGAATTTGGCTTTGACGATTACCTGTCCAGCCTCTCGTAA
- a CDS encoding Hcp family type VI secretion system effector, producing the protein MAFDAYVKIEGIPGESLDDKYKDCIEITGYGFGMHQSTSATASSAGGAPSGRTSLSDFTFTKSLDKASCKIIEAICAGKHLSQVVLTLHRAGGDKLKYFEITLEEVIISNYSQNANDGVPSETISLNYGRIKTTYTQQSRADGGGAGNVSGGWDRISNKIYS; encoded by the coding sequence ATGGCATTTGACGCATATGTAAAAATCGAAGGTATCCCAGGTGAATCACTAGACGACAAGTACAAAGACTGCATAGAGATAACTGGATATGGCTTTGGGATGCACCAAAGCACTTCAGCTACTGCCAGTTCTGCTGGAGGCGCACCCTCGGGGCGGACTTCACTAAGCGATTTTACATTTACAAAGTCTTTAGATAAGGCTAGCTGCAAGATAATTGAAGCCATATGCGCAGGAAAACACTTGAGTCAAGTCGTTCTGACTTTGCATCGGGCAGGAGGTGATAAGCTCAAATATTTTGAAATCACATTGGAGGAGGTAATTATTTCTAATTACTCGCAAAATGCTAATGATGGTGTTCCGAGTGAAACTATTAGTCTGAACTACGGAAGGATAAAAACTACTTATACACAGCAAAGCCGTGCCGATGGTGGTGGAGCAGGCAATGTCTCAGGTGGATGGGATCGAATCAGCAACAAGATCTATTCTTGA
- a CDS encoding type VI secretion system amidase effector protein Tae4 encodes MARPFFAAAWAASQQIYDPINSGQRVATLVGGYVEKNINNSEPSQKWTNTCAVRMSYILNHAGFVIPKIPGQTVSGGDQRQYFFRVKNLITFLEAKWGKPDVVKYPPSGGGALAGKKGVILFEVSGWDDAQGHATLFDGNTCYDHCYFNEPGVNYHTDQANFWSLS; translated from the coding sequence ATGGCTAGGCCTTTCTTTGCAGCTGCTTGGGCTGCGTCTCAACAAATCTATGATCCTATCAACTCGGGACAAAGGGTTGCGACATTGGTAGGGGGATATGTTGAAAAAAATATTAATAATTCAGAACCTTCCCAGAAATGGACTAACACCTGCGCTGTGCGTATGAGCTACATTTTAAATCATGCAGGGTTTGTTATTCCGAAAATCCCAGGGCAGACCGTATCTGGTGGAGATCAGCGGCAATATTTTTTTCGGGTAAAGAACTTGATCACCTTCTTGGAGGCTAAGTGGGGTAAGCCGGATGTAGTTAAATATCCTCCCTCTGGCGGCGGCGCACTGGCTGGAAAAAAGGGCGTTATACTTTTTGAGGTTTCCGGCTGGGATGATGCGCAAGGTCATGCGACTTTGTTTGATGGTAATACTTGCTATGATCACTGTTATTTTAATGAGCCAGGTGTTAATTATCATACAGATCAGGCAAATTTTTGGAGCTTAAGTTGA
- the hepT gene encoding type VII toxin-antitoxin system HepT family RNase toxin encodes MADDVLINKAASIERGVARAKEEYQKDASTFATDLTRQDAAILNIRRACEAALDMGQHLIRREKLRVPQSARDVFELLSRGGWLETSPLATMKNRVGFRNIPVHEYQTLQLPITVAIITEHLGDFVEFSSAIIRKDAALSGS; translated from the coding sequence TTGGCCGATGATGTGCTGATCAACAAAGCCGCTTCCATTGAGCGGGGTGTCGCCCGAGCAAAGGAGGAGTACCAGAAGGACGCTTCCACATTTGCAACTGACTTGACTCGTCAGGATGCGGCGATCCTGAACATCCGGCGAGCGTGTGAGGCTGCGTTGGATATGGGCCAACACCTTATTCGTCGTGAAAAGCTGCGTGTTCCTCAAAGCGCACGTGATGTTTTCGAGCTGTTAAGCCGTGGCGGATGGTTGGAAACGTCTCCGCTCGCGACGATGAAGAACAGGGTCGGATTTCGCAATATTCCAGTTCATGAGTATCAAACGCTTCAGTTACCCATCACCGTCGCAATCATCACCGAGCATCTTGGCGATTTTGTTGAGTTTAGTTCGGCGATCATTCGCAAAGATGCAGCTTTGAGCGGTAGCTGA